The Anguilla anguilla isolate fAngAng1 chromosome 19, fAngAng1.pri, whole genome shotgun sequence genome has a segment encoding these proteins:
- the atp23 gene encoding mitochondrial inner membrane protease ATP23 homolog isoform X2, with protein MKQSGCTVYKDRHFSCEDCDGIVSGGFDATSSQIVLCQNNIHQQSHMNRVVTHELIHAFDHCRAHVDWFNNFKHLACSEIRAANLSGDCSFGNEAARFNFGLKQHHQACVRDRALRSILAVRKVTQEEAEKVVDEVFDSCFNDHAPFGRIPHSKKDANFAYREFQNRDRYFANL; from the exons ATGAAACAGTCAGGATG CACTGTTTATAAAGATCGTCATTTTTCGTGTGAAGACTGTGATGGAATTGTCAGTGGTGGTTTCGATGCAACATCATCCCAG ATTGTGTTGTGCCAGAATAACATTCACCAGCAGTCCCACATGAACAGGGTAGTCACCCATGAACTTATCCACGCCTTTGACCACTGCAGAGCACATGTTGACTGGTTTAATAATTTCAAGCACTTGGCCTGTTCAGAG ATTCGAGCCGCCAACCTCAGTGGAGACTGTTCCTTCGGCAACGAAGCGGCCAGGTTTAACTTCGGCCTCAAGCAGCATCACCAG GCCTGCGTGAGGGACCGGGCCTTGCGCTCCATCCTGGCCGTGCGGAAGGTCACCCAAGAGGAGGCGGAGAAGGTGGTGGACGAGGTTTTCGACAGCTGCTTCAACGACCACGCCCCCTTCGGCAGAATCCCGCACAGCAAAAAGGACGCGAACTTCGCGTACAGGGAATTCCAGAACCGGGACCGGTACTTTGCCAACCTATGA
- the LOC118218842 gene encoding mucin-2-like isoform X1 — protein sequence MGPAFMRFCGRYNRIMSGNVTRLFFMLLSLAKIRHYGILCDSESCPAPPHKNHTKPFNQTQIYQEDEKHRYACAEGFVRKAGTSAQIRCSRSGNALKWDDEGRPTALVCIRDPRLKPLEAPQSTPTALEPKSTIATTTMSVTAVTVTTEESTPRTTPVVTANTIASTPQNTAPTLTPTTPSHKLTPTGTSPSHTLTPTRTSPSHTLTPTRTSTSHTLTPRTSPSHTLTPTRTSTSHTLTPIRTSPSHTLTPIRTSPSHTLTPRTSPSHTLTPIRTSPSHTLTPTTSPRSPKRTSFTQKTTTKVQHSPPDTTEPNNQGPGQVAQNKTTTVSLGVIAVIFLLIALILVALRQMRNRRGFRLPLAEQRQQIPMGPIEPQDQRYIPVALQDQ from the exons ATGGGACCTGCATTTATGAGATTCTGTGGGAGATATAACCGTATTATGTCCGGTAATGTTACCcgtttatttttcatgctgcTATCTCTCGCAAAGATTCGTCACTATGGGATTTTGTGTGACAGCG aatcctgccccgccccaccgcaTAAAAACCACACCAAGCCCTTCAACCAAACGCAGATTTATCAGGAGGATGAGAAGCACCGCTACGCCTGTGCCGAGGGCTTCGTCCGGAAAGCCGGAACGTCCGCGCAGATCAGATGCAGCAGGAGCGGGAACGCCTTGAAGTGGGATGACGAAGGCAGGCCCACCGCGCTCGTGTGCATAC GTGATCCAAGGCTGAAGCCATTGGAAG CACCGCAATCTACGCCCACCGCATTAGAACCCAAAAGCACCATAGCGACGACCACGATGTCAGTAACTGCAGTGACCGTAACCACGGAGGAGTCAACACCCCGGACGACCCCTGTCGTGACAGCGAACACCATCGCGTCAACTCCACAGAACACGGCACCCACACTAACCCCCACAACGCCTTCCCACAAACTAACCCCCACAGGAACATCCCCTTCCCACACACTAACCCCCACAAGAACATCCCCTTCCCACACACTAACCCCCACAAGAACATCCACTTCCCACACACTAACCCCAAGAACATCCCCTTCCCACACACTAACCCCCACAAGAACATCCACTTCCCACACACTAACCCCCATAAGAACATCCCCTTCCCACACACTAACCCCCATAAGAACATCCCCTTCCCACACACTAACCCCAAGAACATCCCCTTCCCACACACTAACCCCCATAAGAACATCCCCTTCCCACACACTAACCCCCACAACATCACCCCGTTCCCCAAAACGAACGTCCTTCACGCAGAAGACCACCACCAAAGTGCAGCACTCACCTCCGGACACAACTG AACCCAATAACCAAGGACCTGGGCAAGTCGCACAGAACAAGACTACCACTGTATCTCTTG GCGTGATTGCAGTGATCTTTCTCCTCATCGCACTAATACTGGTGGCACTCCGACAGATGAGAAATCGCCG AGGGTTCAGATTACCACTGGCTGAACAAAGACAACAGATTCCCATGGGACCCATAGAACCACAAGACCAGAGATACATCCCTGTTGCGCTACAAGACCAGTGA
- the rpap3 gene encoding RNA polymerase II-associated protein 3, translating into MSGGNKAIELQLQMRQNAEELHDFMKELDSWETDIKKKDEQLRGGGAGEPQQQNLPPIRNKDFRQKKKEKSKVLTKNAKNQLKQSRIKSYDYQSWDKFDADKALESMDKDESPDSESDTEETGVPIDRDRALSEKEKGNRFFKEGKYDDAVECYTRGMDADPYNPVLPTNRATCFFRLKKYAVAESDCNLAIILDRNYAKAYARRGAARFALCNLESALDDYEMVLKLDPENLEAKNEVRKIKEALSQQGAKTDRKEIAEKKLPEAVDNQEGKVRDNQEGKVREQQVRQQAVVQKDLGNAYFKEGKYEAAAESYTRGMEADATNALLPANRAMAYLKLQRYAEAEEDCSRAIALDATYAKAFARRGSARAALGKPREAREDFEQVLKLEPGNKQAMDELKKVSADAAAGGLTSEQSALDQQTQRRTVQPVHKPPPLRSTKPLRRIEIEEVGGEPPVPEKPRGAPSCSTNEGMAPPIDGEGDDGKGASPPIGSPCAKILKIEEISDSPTQRPDEKPESRNEKAEQTKRKEDLASRQAPPPSVSEPVSIPALPMNSFQLEADMRKLKNHPEMMYKYLKQIEPDKYPKVFQNSLEPDILNQILWIFKSFYIKYEAPSLMLEVLRNLATVRRFDMAVMFMSAAEKKVLHELFDCLRHAGLEDESVKALQKKYEV; encoded by the exons ATGTCCGGAGGAAATAAAGCCATCGAACTGCAGTTACAAATGCGGCAAAATGCGGAGGAGCTCCACGATTTTATGAAAGAACTTGACAGCTGGGAGACAGACATCAAGAAGAAAGACGAACAGTTAAGAGGAGGAGGCGCTGGCGAACCGCAGcaa CAAAATTTACCACCCATTCGAAATAAGGATTTTcgacagaagaagaaagaaaagagtaaAGTGTTGACCAAGAACGCAAAGAACCAACTGAAGCAGTCTAGAATAAAGTCGTATGACTACCAGTCCTGGGACAAATTTGATGCG GATAAGGCACTGGAATCCATGGACAAGGACGAAAGCCCAGATTCTGAGTCTGACACCGAGGAGACCGGAGTGCCTATCGATCGAGACCGTGCACtttcagagaaagagaaa GGCAATCGGTTCTTTAAGGAAGGCAAATACGACGATGCAGTAGAATGTTACACCAGGGGCATGGATGCTGATCCCTATAACCCGGTCTTGCCAACGAATCGAGCAACGTGTTTCTTCAGACTCAAAAA GTACGCTGTCGCGGAGTCCGACTGCAACCTGGCCATCATTCTGGACAGAAACTACGCCAAAGCTTACGCCAGACGAGGGGCTGCTCGCTTCGCCCTCTGCAATTTGGAGTCCGCTCTAGACG ATTATGAGATGGTCCTGAAGCTGGACCCTGAAAACCTGGAGGCTAAGAACGAAGTGAGGAAAATAAAAGAG GCTCTGTCCCAGCAGGGagcaaaaacagacagaaaggaaATTGCTGAAAAGAAGCTTCCGGAAGCAGTTGACAACCAAGAGGGGAAAGTCAGAGACAACCAAGAGGGGAAAGTCAGAGAGCAGCAAGTCAGACAGCAGGCGGTCGTGCAGAAAGACCTC GGCAACGCCTACTTCAAAGAGGGGAAGTACGAGGCTGCCGCAGAGAGCTACACCAGGGGCATGGAGGCAGACGCCACGAACGCCCTCCTGCCTGCAAACAGGGCCATGGCTTACCTGAAGCTCCAGAG GTACGCTGAGGCGGAGGAGGACTGCAGCAGGGCCATAGCCCTGGATGCCACCTACGCCAAGGCTTTCGCCAGGAGGGGGAGTGCCAGAGCAGCTCTGGGGAAACCGAGGGAGGCCAGGGAGG ATTTTGAGCAAGTTTTGAAACTTGAGCCTGGAAACAAGCAAGCAATGGACGAACTCAAGAAAGTCTCAGCC GACGCTGCTGCCGGTGGTTTGACGTCTGAACAATCAGCACTGGACCAGCAGACTCAGAGAAGAACTGTGCAACCTGTCCATAAGCCCCCGCCTCTCAGGTCAACT AAGCCTTTAAGAAGAATTGAGATTGAAGAAGTCGGAGGGGAGCCCCCCGTTCCTGAGAAACCCCGTGGGGCCCCTTCCTGTTCTACCAACGAGGGGATGGCTCCGCCCATCGACGGCGAGGGAGACGACGGAAAAGGGGCGTCGCCCCCGATTGGCTCCCCCTGCGCGAAGATCCTAAAAATAGAAGAGATCTCCGACTCCCCCACACAACGCCCGGACGA GAAACCTGAGAGCAGAAATGAGAAAGCTGAACAAACGAAGCGCAAGGAAGACCTCGCCAGTcgacaagccccgcccccctccgtgTCTGAACCAGTCAGCATTCCCGCCCTCCCAATGAACAGCTTCCAGTTGGAGGCAGACATGAGGAAGCTGAAAAATCACCCTGAGATGATGTACAAGTACTTAAAG CAAATCGAACCGGACAAGTACCCAAAGGTCTTCCAGAACTCTCTGGAACCAGACATTCTCAATCAGATCCTGTGGATATTTAAAAGCTTCTACATCAA GTACGAAGCCCCGTCTCTCATGCTGGAGGTTCTGAGAAACCTGGCGACTGTGAGGAGATTTGACATGGCTGTCATGTTCATGTCCGCTGCTGAAAAGAAAG ttttacacGAATTGTTCGATTGTCTCCGTCACGCTGGCTTGGAGGACGAATCCGTCAAAGCTCTGCAGAAGAAGTACGAAGTGTGA
- the LOC118218842 gene encoding uncharacterized protein LOC118218842 isoform X3, which produces MGPAFMRFCGRYNRIMSGNVTRLFFMLLSLAKIRHYGILCDSESCPAPPHKNHTKPFNQTQIYQEDEKHRYACAEGFVRKAGTSAQIRCSRSGNALKWDDEGRPTALVCIRDPRLKPLEEPNNQGPGQVAQNKTTTVSLGVIAVIFLLIALILVALRQMRNRRGFRLPLAEQRQQIPMGPIEPQDQRYIPVALQDQ; this is translated from the exons ATGGGACCTGCATTTATGAGATTCTGTGGGAGATATAACCGTATTATGTCCGGTAATGTTACCcgtttatttttcatgctgcTATCTCTCGCAAAGATTCGTCACTATGGGATTTTGTGTGACAGCG aatcctgccccgccccaccgcaTAAAAACCACACCAAGCCCTTCAACCAAACGCAGATTTATCAGGAGGATGAGAAGCACCGCTACGCCTGTGCCGAGGGCTTCGTCCGGAAAGCCGGAACGTCCGCGCAGATCAGATGCAGCAGGAGCGGGAACGCCTTGAAGTGGGATGACGAAGGCAGGCCCACCGCGCTCGTGTGCATAC GTGATCCAAGGCTGAAGCCATTGGAAG AACCCAATAACCAAGGACCTGGGCAAGTCGCACAGAACAAGACTACCACTGTATCTCTTG GCGTGATTGCAGTGATCTTTCTCCTCATCGCACTAATACTGGTGGCACTCCGACAGATGAGAAATCGCCG AGGGTTCAGATTACCACTGGCTGAACAAAGACAACAGATTCCCATGGGACCCATAGAACCACAAGACCAGAGATACATCCCTGTTGCGCTACAAGACCAGTGA
- the LOC118218842 gene encoding integumentary mucin A.1-like isoform X2, with translation MHSQYFSVRQKSNLNYFLRLYKRPLTAGFAIVQGNPMVALWLSVICHCHCFFFFFLSIPVFHFESAPQSTPTALEPKSTIATTTMSVTAVTVTTEESTPRTTPVVTANTIASTPQNTAPTLTPTTPSHKLTPTGTSPSHTLTPTRTSPSHTLTPTRTSTSHTLTPRTSPSHTLTPTRTSTSHTLTPIRTSPSHTLTPIRTSPSHTLTPRTSPSHTLTPIRTSPSHTLTPTTSPRSPKRTSFTQKTTTKVQHSPPDTTEPNNQGPGQVAQNKTTTVSLGVIAVIFLLIALILVALRQMRNRRGFRLPLAEQRQQIPMGPIEPQDQRYIPVALQDQ, from the exons ATGCACTCCCAATACTTCTCAGTTAGAcagaaaagcaatttaaattatttcctAAGGTTATATAAAC GGCCCTTAACAGCTGGCTTTGCCATAGTGCAGGGGAACCCCATGGTAGCACTGTGGCTTTCCGTCATCTGccattgtcattgtttttttttctttttcctctccaTTCCTGTGTTTCATTTCGAATCAGCACCGCAATCTACGCCCACCGCATTAGAACCCAAAAGCACCATAGCGACGACCACGATGTCAGTAACTGCAGTGACCGTAACCACGGAGGAGTCAACACCCCGGACGACCCCTGTCGTGACAGCGAACACCATCGCGTCAACTCCACAGAACACGGCACCCACACTAACCCCCACAACGCCTTCCCACAAACTAACCCCCACAGGAACATCCCCTTCCCACACACTAACCCCCACAAGAACATCCCCTTCCCACACACTAACCCCCACAAGAACATCCACTTCCCACACACTAACCCCAAGAACATCCCCTTCCCACACACTAACCCCCACAAGAACATCCACTTCCCACACACTAACCCCCATAAGAACATCCCCTTCCCACACACTAACCCCCATAAGAACATCCCCTTCCCACACACTAACCCCAAGAACATCCCCTTCCCACACACTAACCCCCATAAGAACATCCCCTTCCCACACACTAACCCCCACAACATCACCCCGTTCCCCAAAACGAACGTCCTTCACGCAGAAGACCACCACCAAAGTGCAGCACTCACCTCCGGACACAACTG AACCCAATAACCAAGGACCTGGGCAAGTCGCACAGAACAAGACTACCACTGTATCTCTTG GCGTGATTGCAGTGATCTTTCTCCTCATCGCACTAATACTGGTGGCACTCCGACAGATGAGAAATCGCCG AGGGTTCAGATTACCACTGGCTGAACAAAGACAACAGATTCCCATGGGACCCATAGAACCACAAGACCAGAGATACATCCCTGTTGCGCTACAAGACCAGTGA
- the atp23 gene encoding mitochondrial inner membrane protease ATP23 homolog isoform X1 has protein sequence MDQSKQQEEDFGYNLFPDRHTRKFKKGSVSESLFTFNHKCQVMLHFALETSPYAKLLLGAMKQSGCTVYKDRHFSCEDCDGIVSGGFDATSSQIVLCQNNIHQQSHMNRVVTHELIHAFDHCRAHVDWFNNFKHLACSEIRAANLSGDCSFGNEAARFNFGLKQHHQACVRDRALRSILAVRKVTQEEAEKVVDEVFDSCFNDHAPFGRIPHSKKDANFAYREFQNRDRYFANL, from the exons atggaCCAGAGCAAGCAGCAAGAAGAAGACTTTGGCTACAACCTGTTCCCGGACAGGCATACGAGGAAATTCAAAAAAGGATCAGTCTCTGAAAGCTTATTTACTTTCAATCATAAATGTCAAGTCATGTTGCACTTTGCACTGGAAACAA GTCCTTATGCAAAACTCCTTCTTGGTGCAATGAAACAGTCAGGATG CACTGTTTATAAAGATCGTCATTTTTCGTGTGAAGACTGTGATGGAATTGTCAGTGGTGGTTTCGATGCAACATCATCCCAG ATTGTGTTGTGCCAGAATAACATTCACCAGCAGTCCCACATGAACAGGGTAGTCACCCATGAACTTATCCACGCCTTTGACCACTGCAGAGCACATGTTGACTGGTTTAATAATTTCAAGCACTTGGCCTGTTCAGAG ATTCGAGCCGCCAACCTCAGTGGAGACTGTTCCTTCGGCAACGAAGCGGCCAGGTTTAACTTCGGCCTCAAGCAGCATCACCAG GCCTGCGTGAGGGACCGGGCCTTGCGCTCCATCCTGGCCGTGCGGAAGGTCACCCAAGAGGAGGCGGAGAAGGTGGTGGACGAGGTTTTCGACAGCTGCTTCAACGACCACGCCCCCTTCGGCAGAATCCCGCACAGCAAAAAGGACGCGAACTTCGCGTACAGGGAATTCCAGAACCGGGACCGGTACTTTGCCAACCTATGA